One region of Mycobacterium riyadhense genomic DNA includes:
- a CDS encoding MlaD family protein, which produces MKVNATTTLVILAVMTVLGAGYLSLGVLNMDPSEKATRLTLLLDDSGGLLPTSQVTMRGIQVGRVTGIRTTATGLKVAIDLDRAHPVPADSVISVQNLSLVGEQYIDFRPKHIAPPYFSDGAIIPADRVARAVTVSDLLARANALLSALNPTYVRTIVAEVSQAFAGNDDTLDSLATAAGSVAKTEWENRQLLATLFGNVSTLTADLDELHAGTMLSEAGTLLPGAVLALTKLVRDTDEYTRAGDGAFAPGAPIPTLVANLGEYVDMLSGPLSTFATVLEPATAPLRGFKVNAGHWLDFWESTFNDAGGLRVRVNVPEGHQE; this is translated from the coding sequence GTGAAGGTCAATGCCACAACCACTTTGGTGATCCTGGCGGTCATGACGGTACTTGGTGCGGGCTATCTGTCGCTCGGTGTCCTGAACATGGATCCCAGCGAAAAGGCGACCCGGTTGACGCTCCTGTTGGACGACTCGGGCGGGCTGTTGCCCACATCGCAGGTGACGATGCGTGGCATCCAGGTCGGCCGGGTGACGGGAATCCGCACCACCGCGACGGGACTGAAGGTGGCGATCGACCTTGACCGGGCTCATCCGGTTCCCGCCGACAGCGTCATCAGCGTGCAAAACCTCTCCCTGGTCGGCGAGCAATACATCGACTTCAGGCCGAAACACATTGCGCCGCCGTACTTCAGCGACGGTGCGATAATTCCCGCCGACCGAGTCGCTCGCGCCGTCACCGTGAGCGACCTGCTGGCCAGAGCCAACGCGCTGCTCTCGGCGCTCAATCCGACTTACGTCCGGACCATCGTCGCAGAAGTCTCGCAGGCGTTCGCCGGCAATGACGACACCCTGGACTCGTTGGCCACAGCGGCTGGTTCGGTCGCCAAGACGGAGTGGGAAAACCGGCAACTGCTCGCGACCCTCTTCGGCAACGTCTCGACGCTGACTGCCGATCTAGACGAGCTGCACGCCGGCACGATGCTTAGCGAGGCCGGCACGCTACTGCCGGGCGCGGTGTTGGCGTTGACCAAGCTGGTCCGCGACACCGATGAGTACACACGCGCCGGCGACGGAGCCTTTGCACCGGGCGCTCCGATCCCGACGTTGGTTGCCAACCTCGGTGAGTACGTCGACATGTTGTCCGGACCGCTGAGTACCTTCGCCACGGTCCTGGAGCCGGCAACCGCGCCGCTGCGGGGATTCAAGGTCAACGCCGGGCACTGGCTGGATTTCTGGGAGTCGACCTTCAATGACGCCGGTGGACTGCGTGTGCGGGTGAATGTGCCAGAGGGGCACCAAGAGTGA
- a CDS encoding MlaD family protein, with protein MTRRSIAALLGAVVVGLTAACSLDPTRLPVPGSYVPGDKYTIKIEFSSVLNLPARAKVDFGGVRVGVLDRVQLIGSTAVAYVDVSGSVKLPRDTRAELRQATVLGDIYIALLPPDSPAPTPLHDGDTIPLRNTAPADNVEDILRGVSNLVAGGSLNTLQDAVINFNKAFPKDPAEQDRIRRKLATVLHDLAANQDTIDEILSSAADVSRSLITNTGVFDRLITEGPGKLEAMAGVLPDIIELVVDFQDLGRSGGQLLAPNAPDLIQMLSYITPLVGSVATADTTMPVIADKLVGLIRDKLIPFFGNGGPKFSVSVDPGAKADQAISAMRTMGMLP; from the coding sequence ATGACCCGACGATCGATCGCGGCGCTGCTCGGTGCCGTGGTGGTTGGCCTAACGGCGGCCTGTTCGCTGGATCCGACCCGGTTGCCGGTACCCGGTTCCTATGTCCCGGGCGACAAGTACACCATCAAGATCGAATTTTCGAGTGTGCTGAACCTGCCCGCCAGAGCCAAGGTGGACTTCGGCGGGGTACGGGTGGGTGTCCTGGACCGGGTTCAGCTGATCGGCAGCACCGCCGTCGCCTACGTCGATGTGTCCGGGAGCGTCAAGCTGCCGCGGGACACCCGAGCCGAGCTGCGTCAGGCAACTGTCCTGGGCGACATCTATATTGCGCTGCTGCCACCGGACAGCCCGGCACCGACGCCACTGCACGACGGCGACACCATTCCGTTGCGCAACACCGCACCGGCCGACAATGTCGAGGACATCTTGCGGGGAGTGTCGAATCTGGTTGCCGGCGGGTCGCTGAACACCCTGCAAGACGCGGTGATCAATTTCAACAAGGCGTTTCCGAAAGACCCCGCCGAACAGGACCGGATCCGGCGGAAATTGGCGACGGTGCTGCACGACCTGGCAGCGAACCAGGACACCATCGACGAAATCCTGTCCAGTGCAGCGGATGTCAGCCGAAGCCTGATCACCAACACTGGGGTGTTCGACCGGCTGATTACCGAAGGCCCGGGCAAGCTTGAGGCGATGGCCGGCGTGCTACCCGACATTATCGAGCTCGTCGTCGATTTCCAGGACCTCGGCCGCAGCGGCGGGCAACTGCTAGCGCCCAATGCGCCGGACCTCATTCAGATGCTGTCCTACATCACACCTTTGGTTGGATCCGTGGCGACTGCGGACACCACGATGCCGGTCATTGCCGACAAGCTGGTCGGGCTGATCCGCGACAAACTCATCCCGTTCTTCGGCAATGGCGGACCGAAATTCAGCGTTTCGGTTGATCCCGGAGCCAAGGCTGACCAGGCGATCTCGGCGATGCGGACGATGGGGATGCTCCCGTGA
- a CDS encoding MlaD family protein, with protein sequence MVLGRYHRVLDERAAATRSRRLGVVGIIVVFAVLATTGLAYLNPTGQASYTANAAASGGVRSGDEVRIAGVPVGKVTSVRLNRTVVEIKFDVKRSVVVGALSTLEIKLLTPLGGHYVALDPQGGIPLGHGVIPPQRVKSPFEGSDMIQEITPFLKEVNGQVIHDTFTEVANAANKYPNAVRDIVQSATELTRLLSRMTDDLHRGLDFVNNSTGALAAGRKQLVELIEQFARVGQRYTAKSVDIVEFFTLLSELTRIVDRIMTFNNREVAPSLNGIDDMVDTLFTHPDRIGRAAEGLGQILSIVGPMLSGNGVVLDESHRSVAGQNLCLPNIMRHC encoded by the coding sequence GCGACGACCGGGCTGGCCTACCTCAACCCGACCGGACAGGCCAGCTACACCGCAAACGCCGCCGCCTCCGGCGGTGTGCGCTCCGGCGACGAAGTGCGCATCGCCGGCGTCCCGGTCGGGAAGGTCACCAGCGTCCGGCTGAACCGGACCGTCGTCGAAATAAAGTTCGATGTCAAGCGGTCGGTGGTCGTCGGTGCGCTTTCCACCCTTGAGATCAAGCTGCTGACCCCACTGGGTGGTCATTATGTGGCGCTCGATCCGCAGGGCGGAATACCGTTGGGCCACGGTGTGATTCCGCCGCAGCGCGTGAAATCGCCGTTCGAGGGCAGCGACATGATCCAGGAGATCACGCCGTTTCTCAAAGAGGTCAACGGCCAGGTCATCCACGACACCTTTACCGAGGTCGCCAATGCCGCTAACAAATATCCCAATGCGGTGCGGGATATCGTGCAGTCCGCTACGGAATTGACCAGGCTGTTGAGCAGGATGACCGACGACCTGCATCGCGGGCTGGACTTCGTCAACAATTCCACCGGTGCGCTGGCCGCGGGTCGCAAGCAGCTTGTGGAGTTGATCGAACAGTTCGCGCGGGTCGGGCAACGCTACACCGCAAAGTCCGTCGACATCGTCGAGTTCTTCACCCTGTTAAGCGAACTGACCCGCATCGTAGACCGCATCATGACGTTCAACAACCGAGAGGTCGCACCCTCACTCAACGGTATCGACGACATGGTCGACACCCTGTTTACCCATCCCGATCGCATCGGCCGGGCCGCTGAGGGCCTCGGACAGATCCTCAGCATCGTGGGCCCGATGCTCAGCGGAAACGGTGTCGTACTCGACGAGAGCCACCGATCGGTGGCCGGTCAGAATCTCTGTCTGCCAAACATCATGAGGCACTGCTGA
- a CDS encoding MCE family protein, which translates to MIVVAVAAGVATAGVIGGKVVLPKFNNTRALCAEFADAVGLYPGNKVQLLGIEVGSVTAVTNQPDHVQVDFTVSKDLELPADVRAVTYSQSIVTDRHVELTKPYASGPKFTGSQCIRLASTKTPIGVSETFAAVDKLANAILGSEADPSHSPGAQAINDSLQAASRSLEGTGPQLNQALRDLVAIIGDPHQADADYRQLIENGEILTSTLLQNWDTVATVLQTLPDSLRMIEGLADGFGSALHHLAHSLPILVEALNRFAPRVYHNITDKLIPWIRDVLNAFTPQIIGAINALPPVTNWLASKYEPAWGTHNVTYLPPQVAISPSQASALCSVLREHNTPGSQQACAPGTASDPVTLGLTDLILGAALP; encoded by the coding sequence ATGATTGTCGTCGCCGTAGCCGCGGGCGTTGCGACCGCTGGTGTGATCGGCGGCAAGGTGGTGCTGCCCAAGTTCAACAACACCCGGGCACTGTGCGCGGAATTCGCCGACGCGGTGGGGCTTTACCCGGGCAACAAGGTGCAGCTGCTAGGCATCGAGGTCGGATCGGTAACCGCGGTCACCAACCAGCCCGATCACGTCCAGGTCGACTTCACCGTGTCCAAGGATCTCGAGCTGCCGGCCGACGTCAGGGCGGTCACCTATTCGCAGTCGATCGTGACCGACCGGCATGTCGAACTCACGAAGCCCTACGCCAGTGGCCCCAAGTTCACCGGCTCGCAGTGCATCAGACTCGCATCCACCAAGACTCCGATCGGTGTCAGCGAGACCTTCGCTGCCGTCGACAAGCTCGCCAATGCAATCCTGGGATCCGAAGCGGACCCGTCGCATTCGCCAGGCGCCCAAGCCATTAACGACAGCCTCCAAGCGGCAAGTCGCTCGCTGGAGGGCACCGGACCACAGCTCAATCAGGCACTGCGGGACCTGGTCGCCATCATCGGCGACCCCCACCAGGCCGACGCCGACTATCGGCAGCTCATCGAGAACGGCGAAATCCTCACCTCAACACTGCTGCAGAACTGGGACACCGTCGCCACCGTGCTGCAAACGCTGCCGGACAGCCTCAGAATGATCGAGGGTCTGGCCGATGGGTTCGGGTCGGCGCTGCACCACCTCGCACATTCGCTGCCGATCCTCGTCGAGGCGCTGAATCGGTTTGCGCCGCGGGTGTATCACAACATCACCGACAAGCTGATCCCCTGGATCAGGGATGTCCTCAACGCCTTCACCCCGCAGATCATCGGTGCCATCAATGCCTTGCCGCCGGTGACAAACTGGCTCGCCTCGAAATACGAGCCGGCGTGGGGAACCCACAACGTCACGTATCTCCCCCCGCAAGTGGCGATTTCACCGTCGCAGGCTAGCGCCCTCTGTAGCGTTCTGCGGGAACACAACACCCCCGGGTCTCAGCAGGCGTGCGCACCCGGCACAGCTTCCGATCCGGTCACGCTGGGCCTGACCGATCTCATCCTCGGGGCGGCCCTGCCATGA